The following coding sequences are from one Bufo bufo chromosome 2, aBufBuf1.1, whole genome shotgun sequence window:
- the LOC120991989 gene encoding gastrula zinc finger protein XlCGF17.1-like isoform X1, which translates to MMEEHQPLISLENPSKDSVGTLFSPNHKSKDEDIMQCSTGENLITLNPRLHSTDLLYNTPNHKEHSNQFHIVTTNTCQKSGETFQCGKVFSGLSTQRTIFTGEKPYSCSECGKCFTDRSSLVTHERSHTGERPYLCSECGKCFTQKSTLVKHGRIHTGEKPFSCSECGKRCAQKSDLVKHKRVHTGEKPYLCLECGKCFTQKSELVTHERRHSGQKPYSCSECGKCFTVKSSLLTHERRHTGEKPYSCLECGRCFAQKSDLVTHERRHTGVKPYSCSECGKCFTVKLSLVLHERRHTGERPYSCLVCGKCFISKAQLKNHQKSHTEEMLYSG; encoded by the exons atgatggaggagcaccagcctcttatatcactgg AAAATCCCAGTAAGGATTCAGTGGGAACGCTCTTTTCCCCAAATCATAAAAGCAAAGATGAAGATATCATGCAGTGCTCCACGGGAGAAAACCTCATAACCCTTAATCCAAGACTACACAGTACAGATCTATTGTATAATACCCCTAATCATAAGGAGCATTCTAACCAATTTCACATTGTTACCACAAATACATGTCAGAAAAGCGGTGAAACATTTCAATGTGGTAAAGTGTTCTCAGGACTTTCTACACAAAGAACAATTtttacaggagagaagccatactcctgctcagaatgtggaaagtGCTTTACAGACAGATCAAgccttgttacacatgagagaagtcacacaggagagaggccgtatttatgttcagaatgtgggaaatgttttacacaaaaatcaacTCTTGTAAAACATGGGAGAATTCACActggagagaaaccattttcatgttcagaatgtggcaaacgTTGTGCacaaaaatcagatcttgttaaacataaaagagttcacacaggagagaagccgtatttatgcttagaatgtggaaaatgttttacacagaaatcagagCTTGTTACACACGAGAGACGACACTCAGgacagaagccgtattcatgttcagaatgtgggaaatgttttacagttaAATCAAGTCTTCTTACTCATGagagacgtcacacaggagagaagccatattcttgtTTAGAATGCGGGAGGTGTTTTGcacagaaatcagatcttgttacacatgagagaagacacacaggagtgaagccatattcatgctcagaatgtgggaaatgttttacagttaAATTAAGTCTTGTTTTACACGAGAGAAGACACACAGGCGAGAGGCCATATTCATGTTTagtatgtgggaaatgttttatttctAAAGCACAACTTAAAAACCATCAGAAAAGCCACACAGAAGAGATGCTTTATTCAGGttga
- the LOC120991989 gene encoding gastrula zinc finger protein XlCGF17.1-like isoform X2 gives MMEEHQPLISLENPSKDSVGTLFSPNHKSKDEDIMQCSTGENLITLNPRLHSTDLLYNTPNHKEHSNQFHIVTTNTCQKSGETFQCGKVFSGLSTQRTIFTGEKPYSCSECGKCFTDRSSLVTHERSHTGERPYLCSECGKCFTQKSTLVKHGRIHTGEKPFSCSECGKRCAQKSDLVKHKRVHTGEKPYLCLECGKCFTQKSELVTHERRHSGQKPYSCSECGKCFTVKSNLVTHERRHTGVKPYSCSECGKCFTVKLSLVLHERRHTGERPYSCLVCGKCFISKAQLKNHQKSHTEEMLYSG, from the exons atgatggaggagcaccagcctcttatatcactgg AAAATCCCAGTAAGGATTCAGTGGGAACGCTCTTTTCCCCAAATCATAAAAGCAAAGATGAAGATATCATGCAGTGCTCCACGGGAGAAAACCTCATAACCCTTAATCCAAGACTACACAGTACAGATCTATTGTATAATACCCCTAATCATAAGGAGCATTCTAACCAATTTCACATTGTTACCACAAATACATGTCAGAAAAGCGGTGAAACATTTCAATGTGGTAAAGTGTTCTCAGGACTTTCTACACAAAGAACAATTtttacaggagagaagccatactcctgctcagaatgtggaaagtGCTTTACAGACAGATCAAgccttgttacacatgagagaagtcacacaggagagaggccgtatttatgttcagaatgtgggaaatgttttacacaaaaatcaacTCTTGTAAAACATGGGAGAATTCACActggagagaaaccattttcatgttcagaatgtggcaaacgTTGTGCacaaaaatcagatcttgttaaacataaaagagttcacacaggagagaagccgtatttatgcttagaatgtggaaaatgttttacacagaaatcagagCTTGTTACACACGAGAGACGACACTCAGgacagaagccgtattcatgttcagaatgtgggaaatgttttacagttaAATCAA atcttgttacacatgagagaagacacacaggagtgaagccatattcatgctcagaatgtgggaaatgttttacagttaAATTAAGTCTTGTTTTACACGAGAGAAGACACACAGGCGAGAGGCCATATTCATGTTTagtatgtgggaaatgttttatttctAAAGCACAACTTAAAAACCATCAGAAAAGCCACACAGAAGAGATGCTTTATTCAGGttga